The following are from one region of the Streptomyces decoyicus genome:
- a CDS encoding aldo/keto reductase, translated as MKQRQLGTHGPNVSALGLGCMGMSASYGVPDDAESLRTLDRAAELGVTLLDTADAYGRGANEEFLGRWLRRRTASQRDELVLSTKFGLRHDAATGRVNEVDTSASWVREACHASLRRLGTDRIDLSYMHRRDPAVPIEETVGAMADLVAAGAVRHLGLSEVSPQTLRRAHATHPISAVQLEYSLFTRDVVEGEMLATCRELGIGVVAYAPLGRGMLTGALGSRDDLTAEDARRRWPRFAEENIDRNLRLVQAVRTTTDSLGCTPAQAVLAWLLAQGEDIVPIPGTKRRGYLEENAAAAGIELDAEQVARLRAAVPDGAVSGERYPLAALERLGH; from the coding sequence ATGAAGCAGCGTCAGCTCGGCACACACGGGCCGAACGTCTCCGCGCTCGGCCTCGGCTGCATGGGGATGTCGGCCTCGTACGGCGTCCCGGACGACGCCGAGTCGCTCCGTACCCTCGACCGTGCCGCCGAGCTCGGCGTCACGCTGCTGGACACCGCGGACGCCTACGGGCGGGGCGCCAACGAGGAGTTCCTCGGCCGCTGGCTGCGCCGCCGTACCGCCTCGCAGCGGGACGAGCTGGTGCTCTCCACCAAGTTCGGGCTGCGGCACGACGCCGCCACCGGGCGGGTGAACGAGGTGGACACCTCCGCCTCCTGGGTGCGCGAGGCGTGCCACGCCTCGCTGCGCCGCCTCGGCACGGACCGCATCGACCTCTCCTACATGCACCGCCGCGACCCGGCCGTTCCCATCGAGGAGACGGTCGGTGCGATGGCCGATCTCGTCGCCGCCGGTGCCGTACGCCACCTCGGCCTCAGCGAGGTGAGCCCGCAGACGCTGCGCCGGGCGCATGCCACGCACCCCATCAGCGCCGTACAGCTGGAGTACTCCCTCTTCACCCGCGACGTCGTGGAGGGCGAGATGCTGGCGACCTGCCGGGAGCTCGGCATCGGCGTCGTGGCGTACGCGCCGCTCGGGCGCGGGATGCTGACGGGCGCGCTCGGCTCCCGCGACGACCTCACCGCCGAGGACGCCCGGCGCCGGTGGCCGCGGTTCGCCGAGGAGAACATCGACCGCAATCTGCGGCTCGTCCAGGCCGTGCGGACCACCACGGACTCCCTCGGCTGCACCCCGGCGCAGGCCGTCCTCGCCTGGCTGCTCGCCCAGGGCGAGGACATCGTGCCGATCCCCGGTACGAAGCGCCGTGGCTACCTGGAGGAGAACGCGGCGGCGGCCGGCATCGAACTCGATGCTGAGCAGGTGGCCCGGCTCCGGGCAGCCGTACCCGACGGCGCCGTGTCCGGGGAGCGCTATCCGCTCGCCGCCCTGGAGCGGCTGGGCCACTGA
- a CDS encoding LLM class F420-dependent oxidoreductase → MQDTLAARIGRVGVWHGGLGSVPAAIERRAAAEIERLGYGALWLGEGPAAKEAFSHAGLLLAATERITLATGIANIWARDAAAANGAAHTLAEAYDGRFLLGLGASHAPIVNLRGHAYAKPFAAMREYLDAMDAAPYEGPVADPAPARVLAALGPKMLELARDRTAGAHPYFVTPEHTARAREILGTGPLLAPEQAVLLESDPATARSLAREHHTRFYLELPNYTGNLRRLGFGDEDFAGGGSDRLVDAIVAWGDVDAVRRRVQEHHDAGADHVAIQPLATDRGLGIDQLRELAPVLINA, encoded by the coding sequence ATGCAGGACACTCTCGCCGCAAGGATCGGCCGGGTCGGGGTCTGGCACGGCGGTCTCGGGAGCGTCCCGGCCGCCATCGAGCGCCGGGCGGCTGCCGAGATCGAGCGACTCGGCTACGGCGCTCTGTGGTTGGGCGAAGGGCCCGCCGCCAAAGAGGCGTTCAGCCACGCCGGTCTGCTGCTCGCCGCCACGGAGCGGATCACCCTCGCCACCGGCATCGCCAACATCTGGGCCCGCGACGCCGCCGCCGCGAACGGCGCCGCGCACACCCTCGCCGAGGCGTACGACGGCCGTTTCCTGCTCGGCCTGGGCGCCAGCCACGCCCCGATCGTCAACCTGCGCGGCCATGCGTACGCCAAGCCGTTCGCCGCGATGCGCGAATATCTCGATGCGATGGACGCCGCCCCGTACGAAGGCCCGGTGGCCGACCCGGCACCGGCCCGGGTGCTGGCGGCACTCGGCCCGAAGATGCTGGAGCTGGCCAGGGACCGTACGGCCGGCGCCCACCCGTACTTCGTCACTCCCGAGCACACCGCCCGCGCCCGCGAGATCCTCGGCACCGGTCCGCTGCTCGCCCCCGAGCAGGCCGTGCTGCTGGAGTCCGATCCCGCGACGGCCCGCTCGCTGGCCCGCGAGCACCACACGCGTTTCTACCTGGAGCTGCCGAACTACACCGGCAATCTGCGCCGCCTCGGCTTCGGGGACGAGGACTTCGCGGGCGGCGGCAGCGACCGGCTGGTGGACGCGATCGTGGCCTGGGGCGACGTGGACGCCGTCCGGCGGCGCGTACAGGAACACCATGACGCGGGTGCCGACCATGTGGCCATCCAGCCGCTCGCGACGGACCGCGGGCTGGGTATCGACCAACTGCGGGAACTGGCACCGGTGTTGATCAACGCCTGA